A section of the Thermodesulfobacteriota bacterium genome encodes:
- a CDS encoding glutamine amidotransferase family protein, translating to MDHNFQKDISGCGLSGIISKKRKRLGGEHIKNSLCLMNDRGNGLGAGFAAYGIYPEFEDLFAFHVMYDYPESRMEVEEYLKDNYKIEKIEEIPTSPVEAITISPLMVRYFAKPAKDRLAGDITEDDFVVRTVMKVNSEIEGAYIFSSGRNMGVFKGVGNPRDIADFFKLEEYEGHIWTGHTRFPTNTPGWWGGAHPFTLLDWSIVHNGEISSYGINKRYLEMFGYKLTLLTDTEVAAYLLDLLIRKHGLDTATACTVLAAPFWKDIDEDGGKTGEALTALRMTYGSALLNGPFSLLFGHSNGLVGINDRIKLRPLVVATKDDLVYMSSEESAIREICPKPDKCWAPRAGEPVIVELEG from the coding sequence GTGGATCATAATTTTCAGAAAGACATCTCGGGCTGCGGCCTTAGCGGGATAATAAGCAAGAAGCGCAAGAGGCTCGGCGGGGAGCATATAAAGAACTCGCTCTGCCTCATGAACGACAGGGGCAACGGCCTCGGCGCGGGCTTCGCCGCCTACGGCATATACCCCGAGTTCGAGGACCTCTTCGCCTTCCACGTAATGTACGACTACCCGGAGAGCCGGATGGAGGTCGAGGAGTACCTGAAGGACAACTATAAGATCGAGAAGATAGAGGAGATACCGACCTCCCCGGTGGAGGCCATTACCATAAGCCCGCTCATGGTGCGCTACTTCGCAAAGCCCGCGAAGGACAGGCTTGCCGGAGACATAACCGAGGACGACTTCGTGGTAAGGACCGTCATGAAGGTCAACTCCGAGATAGAGGGCGCCTACATATTCAGCTCCGGCAGGAACATGGGGGTCTTCAAGGGCGTGGGCAACCCACGGGACATAGCCGACTTCTTCAAGCTCGAGGAGTACGAGGGCCATATATGGACCGGCCACACCCGCTTCCCGACGAACACGCCGGGCTGGTGGGGCGGGGCGCACCCCTTTACGCTCCTTGACTGGTCTATCGTGCATAACGGGGAGATATCCTCCTACGGCATAAATAAGCGTTACCTCGAGATGTTCGGCTACAAGCTGACGCTCCTTACCGATACCGAGGTCGCGGCCTATCTGCTGGACCTCCTTATAAGGAAGCACGGGCTCGATACGGCCACGGCCTGCACCGTACTGGCCGCACCTTTCTGGAAGGATATAGACGAGGACGGCGGGAAAACCGGAGAGGCGCTTACGGCACTCAGGATGACCTACGGGAGCGCGCTCCTTAACGGGCCGTTTTCGCTGCTCTTCGGACACAGTAACGGGCTCGTAGGTATTAACGACAGGATAAAACTCCGGCCGCTGGTCGTCGCCACCAAGGACGACCTGGTCTACATGTCCAGCGAGGAGAGCGCCATAAGGGAGATATGCCCGAAGCCGGACAAGTGCTGGGCGCCGAGGGCCGGCGAGCCCGTCATAGTGGAGCTCGAGGGTTAG